The window ATCAACGCGCTTCTCGCAACGCTTTACATCTCTGGCCCGCCCAACTTTCTGCTCGCTCTGTGCCCGACCAACATTGATCCCTCATCGCTGAGCGTCATGGTGgcctttgccgtcggcggcctgctcggcgacACTCTCTTTCACCTGCTACCCGAGATCtttctcggcgaggacgaagccgaccGGGCCCGCTTTGTGCTCGTTCAGCCCAACAGGAATATCGTTTTGGGATtggccatcctcgtcggcttcatgACCTTTGTCGCCATTGATAAGGGACTGAGGATTGCCACCGGTGGCCAGGGGCATGACCACAGCCACCACAACCACCACGACGACTCCGTCAAGCCGAAGCAGGTGGACGACGTTGCGGCCGTAGGTGCCCGGACgaccggtgccggtgcctcCAACGGCCAAGTCAagtcgaggaagaagaaTGCGAAAAAGAGCGGCCATGATGTGGCCGAGACAGCCACGCAGGTCAACCCAAGTGTCAAGCTGGGCGGATATCTCAACCTCATGTGGGTCGCTGGCGACTACCAGGTTCTTCTCCTGTCTGCCACCTGCTGATACCCCACAAGCGCAGATGCCATACACAATGTCACCGATGGCCTCGCCATGTCGGCTAGTTTTTACGCCTCGCCAACCATCGgtgccaccaccaccgtcgccgtcttcttccaCGAGATCCCCCACGAGGTCGGTGACTTTGCCTTGCTCATCCAGTCCGGTTTCTCGAAGCGtgccgccatggcctcgcaGTTTCTTACCGCACTCGGTGCCCTACTCGGTACACTCATAGGCATCGCCGTCCAGGAGCTGGGCGGAGGCAGCACGGCAAGCGGCGAGATGGGCATGATGCGCAACGCAGGCCTCTGGGGAACCAGCCTGGTACGTCTTGATCCTCAGGCTCCGCTCCTTTCCTTTCAGATATGACGGCGCTTGCTAACGCATGTGTCACCTGTAGACGTGGGGCGATATGCTTCTCCCCTTCACCGCCGGCACATTCCTCTACGTCGGTACCGTGGCTGTCATTCCTGAACTTCTCGAGACTGGTGACAACAAGATGCAGGACCTTCGCAAGTCATTGTTGCAGTTCACGGCCGTCGCAGCTGGTGCTGGAGTGATGCTCTATATCTCGTGGCATAACTGAGATTTGGGAGAACATAGAAAGGAACCATGGCTTCGCAACGTTTTGACGTGTTGCATGGTTTCCTTGAGGCGATGTAAGATTGCAATTTCTACTCAAGCATAGTGGTACATATGAGGGTTTCCGTTGCTGGATGTCAAATCCAATTTTCATGCAATCCGACGAGGTTTGTTTTTCGtagatgcatgcatgtatgtacGCAGTATCGTCGCTTGCAAACCGTGAAAGCGGAGAACGTTTACGTATACTTATATCAGACAATACTTACTGGTGAAGCTGGGTAATGATTATTTTTTGGCTCGTCATTGCACCCCGTTGTGTGCTGCCTCGCCGGTCAATCCAACCCACATGCTGGCTGTAATTTGGGTATCCCCGTAATAACTAGGACTTCAGGCCGGTTTGCACGTGCACAGGATAAAATCTCTTCCATTGATCCAGAGTAATTCTTCAAGCCTTTCTATGTAGTGTTCTTGTGAAAATTACCTATAAGTCTAATGGTAAGTTTTGTTTTCTTCCTCCAAATACAATGCATCATCAGTTGCATCTCGGATGCCATCAGCATTTGTGGTTGTGAAGTCTccggcccccccccccagcacCCCATTTAACTACCTACTTCTAGTACGGGTACGGAGGTAGAGACTTGCGCCGTTCATCCTtccccatccatccaacAACCAGTGAGCCAACCAACAGGTGCACCAACAACTCCATACGAACATCGCTCGAGACGAACCCTTCCATGCGCCGCTCGTGACTTGCATCAATTCGGACGCCGCTTTCCCCGTCACGTCCTTGCGCTCCGAGCAACAGCCATGGTTCGGATCAAGGAGCGATATCTTCTCGTCAACATCGTCTACCCGCCCACCGCCATCGCCCAAGCGAATTTTCCCGGTCCTGTCGTCCTACACCAGCCTACCTTGGAGAAGCTGACGCCCCAGGCGCTTCTCAAGGCCATCCGCGCCGAGGTAGGCACTCTCTTTGGTGAATATGGCGTGGGCGCGCTTCAGGGTCATCTCTCAGGTACGCACGACCTCCTGCCGACGGTGGCAGGACCAGAACGACAATATCTTGATATGGAAGCTGATGTTCTACATTTTCTACGTCCCCAGTTAAATACCTGTCCCTTGCGACGTCTACATGTATCCTCCGATGTCCCAGAAAACACTTCCAGATGGTCTGGGCTGCACTGACCATGATGGACCGCGTCCCCGTCAAGGATGGCCGCTCATGCATCTTCCGTGTCATCCGCGTCAGCGGCACCATGAGgaaggccgaggaggaaacTATTAGGCAAGCCCGAATGCTCATCCTGGAAGCCAAGATGGATGCCTCATGCAGAAAATCTCCGACTATCCCCGCCGTGGGCGACCCTCAAGCTCAAGCCCTCCTCACGCTACCCTCGCTCTCAACCGActtgggcgacgacgacgccatggatgacgacgatggaagaTAATCCTATTCTGCACATTTCTGCATCTATGGCTTCTTCCTAACCACGTTAACTCCACTGTTGGCTGGTATCGACATATCCCCAAAGTCGGGATCCATCTCCCCCTCCTGCGAGGGCGGATCAACCACCTGCGACTGTCCCAACTCGGCCGCCTGTTTCTCAGCGACCCTAGCCTGTTCCTCTTCAGCCTCGCGCTCGAGCCGGTCATGCTCTTCCTTTTGGTCGATCCACCTCTCCTGCAAGTCTTCAACGTCCAACATGGACGACTCGTTCCTCATGGCAACGGCCCAGATGGTGTCGTTGGCCCCTTCGGCGCCTCCAAACACGTAGCCGCCCGCACGGTCAATCACTCGCAGCAGGTGCATCATGCTCTTTTTATTCTCCACCGCAAGCACCTCGTACCGCACCATCCCATAGCTCTGGATCATgttggcgacggcctcgttgAGGCGGCCGAATTTCTTGCTACGCAGAGCCGGCGATTCCGCTTCCAGGAATGGAGTGAGATGGTTgaggtcgtcgacatcggTATAGAACTCGAGGTTGAATGGTAGCTCGTCGTACGACGACACCTTGTCAATCTTGGACAGTACATTGATATGCGGCATGTCCATCTGGATCATTGCTCGGAGGGATAGGAGGACGTTGGAAATATACAGGGACGGTTGAGTGACCGAGAAGGAGTCGGAGAGGTGGACGCAAACGAACTGTCTCCCGGACCGAAGTTATTAGCGTTTTGTCATCGCGAGGCTGCTGCACTCTGTCGGAGCTCACCCTGAAGCCGAGTTTTTGCAGCTTGTAGAAGATGTTTCGAAGAGAGTTGTGGTGGGTATATAGCTCGACTTGACCAGGACAGTCGAAGAGAACGTAGTCGTCCTCGAACTCCTTCAGCCCCTCTGCGAGCCACTCAAAGTTGTTTTCTAACTCTTCCAATGCGTACAATATCCCGCCATTCGGTCCGAGCCCATCTTCCTTCATAATGTCTTCCAGTTTCACCAAGCTGCGTATGTCGAGGGCCGATGGATAGTTGGTGTGGTCGTTGGCGGGATCGAGGTTGATGACCGAACACGCGCGGCCGATGGCGCCCAAGAACTGATGCACTGGCCAGCTTCCACGTTAGTTGCCTTCCAAGCGTCTCATATGCAATCATATCGTAGGATGTTGACCACAACTTACTGCCATCGCAATAGGTGCTCTTGCCAGCACCAGGGCTGCCGAGGACAAGCTGCGCAAACGGCATCTGGACGGCGGAGAAAACGATCTGATAAAATCAACAGCACATGATTATCTCGGGGAAAGAGAGTCTGCGCCCGAGGTGTGACGTTTCCTCTGTGGTTTTGAATGACCACTGTATAGTATGTGTTCGTGCTCGTGAACGTTAACGAGAACGATTGGCGGGTGAATGTTCGGCCTCCATCCTCGTGGGTGGGTACTAACTAATAATTGCGAGtgcaccgtactccgtacttaagtaagtattgtacttactccggacttacttgcaagttcaaagtacagtattaacTAATtaccgcacatgtacggagtacggtgtacttattgactccgtactgcactccgtaatacctAATGAGTTCCAGCACTCAGTAGGTACTTTTACTacgagtaatacatgtaagCTTAGTATTTGTGCAgtcactactccgtagtgagtccacgtaagtacatgtgcttacaatactccgtactaacacGCACCTCTTGCAAGCAAGGACTGGTATTtagtgtacggagcacacgtACTTTAGGTGGTCAGTTGACCTATTGTTTCGGCGAAGCCTCGGGTCAGGGAAGTGGGGTCGTCAATGGTTCAGGAACCACAATccacccaccaccactaAAAGCAAGCTTGCCATTTGTTTTCTTCCTTTCCAAaactctccctccctctccctccccctctccctcccttccTTCGCATCAAACGCTCGCCTCGCGCGCCCGTTACCCACAATGCTGGCCTGCTGTTGCGCAGAGCAGCACTCACAGCCATGGCATCGGACATGTCAAGCGTCACAGAACTGGCCAGTGGCATCTCCCATGGCCTTGGAGAGTCCCTGGTTTCACCAACTTTGTtaccctccgccgccgtAAACACCACCGCCAATGACGAAGTTGCATACGCATACGGCTGGTTCGGCCTCATCGGCTGGCTGCTTCTCTCCATCATCAACCTTGTTTCCACCATCCTATACTGGGTGATACGTATTGCCACGTTCAACGTGCCCGTCATCCTTTACACACTCTTCTCCACGAGTTGGACGGTGACAATGAATGCCACCACGCTGTGCGCTTGCCCCCGTGTCGACCTGGCTTGTTCTGCGCTTACCCATTCCATAGTATGTTCATCATGGCGGGCCTCGTGTCAGCCGTGAGCTGGGTCGTGAGGTACCGCATCCTCAACATTTACTCCCGACTACCCCCTGAGCCTCAACGCAAGGAACCGGAGATCGACCTTTTTCCTGACACGCACGAGGAAGGTACAAAGTCCGGCTTGTCTAGCTATCTTGACGAGTTCCTGAGCGCCATTAAAATATTTGGCTACCTCGAACGGCCAGTCTTCCATGAGCTCACTCGCAGCATGCAAACCAGAAAGCTTATCGCTGGCGAGACGATCAATCTCGAGGAAGAAAAGGGCTTCTGCATCGTCGTTGACGGCCTGGTCGAGATTTTCGTTAAATCCGGCCACAATCCCAGAGTACCTCTTCGCTCGCACCAAGCCGACTTGGACTTGGACTCGGACGATGAAGGCGTTGCCCCCGGCCAGCAACGCTATCAACTTCTGACAGAGGTTCGCAACGGTGCTCCCATGTCCTCGCTTTTCTCCATCATGTCGCTGTTCACGGAAGACGTCAAACTACGCCagagcgaggacgagtcTCTGCGCATGCCGGCTGCCGCCGAAGACGCGTACCAGCGCCGCCCAGCTGGAGAATCAGACGTTCCGAGTGACAATGACGCTCTATTTTCCATGCCGAACACGCCCCATCTAGATGGAAATCCTCGCCGTCCCAGTCTGCGGTCGGATGTGCAACCCAGTGTGCACATTGCATCGTCCAGGATTTCTCCGATGTCTCTTGATGAGCCCGGTCCCTCGCCCGCTCATCCTTACCAGCGGCCCGGCATGCCGCATCGCATGGCATCCAGTTCTGCCCACCCGGATATTATTGCTCGCGCAACCAAGGACACGACGATTGCCATCATTCCGGCAAGTGCGTTCCGTCGTCTCATTCGGATATATCCCAAAGCAACGTCACACATTGTCCATGTCATCCTTTCCCGATTTCAGAGGGTCACTTTGTCCCATGCCTTCAACTACCTAGGCCTAACTAGCGAGGTCTTGCAAACGGAGAAGAGCATGATCAAGTACACTAATTGTCAGCTCCCGAATATGCTCCGCGGAGACGCCTTGTCGCGCTTGAAGGAAAAGTTCAGCCGTGAACGTGAAAAGATCACCGGAGACGCCGAAGGCAAGGGTATTGCCTTGCACAACGCAGCTGCtacgcgtcggcggcgctccagcagcaccaccCTCCGCAAGGAGGCCATTCTGTCCTCCATGGCCAAACACGTTCCCGTGCCGATGACCTCGAGTGTGATTTCTCCGCTGCGAGAACGCGCCTCGCCGCATCGATCGAATCCGGGCGACCTCTTAATTGATATCCACCTAAGCCGTACGTCTAGCCGCATGGCTGCTTCAGGATTGTTGGCGGACTCGTTAGATCCCTTTAGGATGGACGTTTCCAGCCCTCTAGAGCAGAGATCCTTCAACCCATTCGACCCTCAGAGACAGGCACGGATCTCCAAGGATCCCCGTGAGTccatcgacgaggacaaTCTCTTCAGGTCCTCAATCTTGGAGTGCATATTCAAGTCTCTGGGGTTTGGAGATGGCACTGCAGCGTCGGGAGAGACGGAGTCGATGGATGGATCGCCTAGGCTTGTGTCGACTGACCAGAGGCGCAATAGGGTCTTATATACGAACAATGCCTTCGGCTCCATGGGCCCCTTAGAAAGCTCGATGGACGGGGACACGGAGTCCTTGACGTCAGCGGGTGTGGCCATGCATTCGTCGCCAAGTGCGCAGGCTCTATCACTGGAAATGCGGGACGAAGTCGAGATTGTCTTCTTTCCAAAGGGAGCCGTCCTTGTGGAGCAGGGCGAGAGAAATCCCGGGTTGTACTACGTCGTGGACGGGTTCCTGGACATTGGTACGAGCCGCAGCCAAGGCTCGCAGAGCATCTTCAAGATGCCCGGCCCAGAGACTCTCAACGCTCGGGACAGAAGCAAAGAGCCGGGCGAGCCTGATACCCCTGGGTCGCAGGATCAAGCCAATCGCCGAAATATTGCACTGGTCAAGCCAGGTGGCCTGGCTGGCTACATCGGGAGCGTGTCGTCATACAGGTCTTTCATCGACGTGGTGGCCAAGACAGATGTCTATGTCGGCTTCCTGCCTCGAGCTTCTCTGGAGAGGATTATCGACAGATACCCGATTGTACTCCTCACCATGGCCAAAAGGTTGACCAACTTGTTGCCGCGTCTCATCCTCCACATTGACTTCGCCCTGGAATGGGTTCAAGTCAATGCGGGCCAGGTCATAtaccatgacggcgacgaaagTGATGCAATATACATCGTTCTGAACGGTCGTTTGAGGCTTGTCGAGGTTAAAAAGGACGGCggcatggccgccttggccgaaTACGGCCAGGGCgagagcgtcggcgagcttgagGTGCTCACGGAATCGGCGCGCGCAGGGACGTTGCATGCGATCCGAGACACTGAGTTGGTCAAGTTTCCGCGGACTCTATTCAACAGCCTTGCCCAAGAGCATCCCAACATAACGATCAAAATCTCAAAAATCATCGCGTCTCGAATGAGGGCTGCCGTGGATGATCCGTCGAAGAACGTTGGGAAGGAGGCGGGATCTGGTGCAACCAACAACCAAAGAAAGTCTACAATGAACTTGCGAACAGTCGCCATACTTCCAGTCAGTGCTGGTGTTCCGGCGGTCGAATTTGGGAATCGCCTTATGAATGCGCTGGCCCAGGTTGGACCTCCGAATAGTGCCACATCCCTGAACCAGGCTGCCATTCTGAATCACTTGGGTAAGCACGCTTTCAACAAGATGGGTAAGTTGAGGCTGTCGCAGTACCTGGCAGACTTGGAGGAAAAGTACGGGCTGGTTGTGTACGTCGCAGGTAAGCTGATTTTCTGTTTCGGCCCTCGTCCACCATTTCCAAGTTTTGCATGATGAATACTTCAAACCGGAGGCATTGCCGCTGATGGTTTATCTTAACTCTAATTTTTTCCTGACAACAACACCCGCTCACCACCTTCGTCGCGTCCGATGAGGACTGGTCAGCTGCTGACGCGTTTCTTTCTACCAGATACTAGTGTGAACTCACCATGGACGCAAACCTGCATCACCCAGGCCGACAGCATTTTGCTGGTCGGCTTGGCGGAGGGATCACCGGCCATTGGCGAGTATGAGCGGTTCATGCTCGGAATGAAATCAACTGCCCGCAAGATGCTAGTTCTTCTCCACGCGGAGAGATTTTCACGGCCTGGGTTGGCAAGGTCCTGGCTGCGCAATCGCATGTGGATCAACGGCGGCCACTATCACATTCAGATGGCGTTCAACAGCACCGCGATGCCCGCCCATACGCCTTCAAAGAAGTTAGGGCAGGCGCTCAAGGAACGAGTCCAGATTCTTCAGGCCGAGATTCAGAAATACACATCGAGGAAGCTCCACCACACACCGTACTACTCTCCAAACACTCCTTACAAAAGCGATTTCCACCGACTGGCACGCCGTTTGTGTGGCAAGTCGACTGGTCTGGTGCTTGGAGGGGGTGGAGCAAGAGGCATGAGCCAGATTGGTATCATCCGAGCCATGGAAGAAGCGGGCATTCCCATCGACCTCATTGGAGGCACGTCGATTGGTGCCTTTGTTGGTGCTCTGTACGCTCGACACGCTGACGTCGTTCCCATGTTTGGTTTCGCAAAGAAGTTTGCAGGCCGCATGGCAAGCCTGTGGCGATTTGCCTTGGACCTCACGTACCCGTCTGCCTCGTACACAACAGGCCACGAGTTCAACCGCGGCATCTTCAAAGCATTTGGGAACACGCAAATAGAAGATTTCTGGTTGGAGTTCTACTGTAACACGACAAACATCAGCAAGAGCCGTGCCGAGTTCCACACGAGCGGCTATGCGTGGAGGTATATTCGAGCGTCGATGTCGCTGGCCGGCCTGCTACCCCCTCTGTGCGACGAGGGTAGCATGCTTCTGGATGGTGGATACGTGGACAATCTGACCGTCTCGCACATGAAGGGCCTCGGAGTTGAGACAATATTTGCTGTTGATGTCGGTGCATTGGACGACGACACACCACAGTCGTACGGCGACTCTCTATCGGGCATGTGGGCCTTCTTCAACAGGTGGAACCCTTTTTCGTCGCACCCCAACCCACCGACGCTGGCCGAAATCCAGGGTCGGCTCGCGTACGTGTCGAGCGTGGACGCTCTGGAGCGGGCAAAAGCTATGACCGGCTGCTTTTACATGCGACCCCCGATTGACCAGTACGGGACGCTGGATTTCCACAAGTTTGACGAGCTGTACCAAATGGGATATCAGTATGGGCAAGAGTTTATACAGAAGCTTCGGGAACAGGGTGGGTTGCCTCAGGCGGAGGAGCCGGGAGCCAAGGGGGCCATGCTCCGCACCAAGGCGCCCAGACGAGCGAGCATTTGAGGATTTAAGGCTGGCATCGACGGTGTGGACGGCAGTCGCGACGCGACTAGCCGCACATCTGAATGAGTAATGAACGTTACGATGAAGCGTATATACCTGATTTAAGGCCCGGCCAAATTGTGGGTTTCTCCGTTTGCAAGCTGCGATGTATTTGCCGGTGTACCGAGAAACCAGGACACGTACAATCAATGGTGGTCGAATTCAAATACATGGCTGTGTTCTCTACTCGCAGGCATTTTGCTTTCGGTCATTTAAGAATGCCGACACCAAGCATCTCCGCAAGGGCCCTGTCAGGTTTATGATCTCTTGATGAGCTTCTCTGCCCCCTCTACGAGTTCATCACAGAGCTTCTCTATGTGCTCCTTCTGCACAGCCGCCCCGCCGGTGCATACCCGAATGGCAAACTTGGCGTTGACGACAGTACTCGTAAGGTAGAAGTGACCAGATGCATTTATGGTGTCGTATAGAGACTCGGTGCGGCGATTGATTtctgcctcgccatcgccgcttACCCGCAGTGTGACCAAGGCGAATTTGGCGGGGGTGAAAATGATGAAGAGGTCATTGCGAGCGCGGAGGctggcctcgagcttctcTGCCAGCATGACACCCTTGTCGATGTGGTTCTGCAGGCCGCGAACGCCAAATGCGCGCAGGACGACCCAGAGCTTGAGGGAGCGGAAACGGCGGCCCAGGGGGATCTGCCAGTCACGGTAGTCGGTTACAAGCTCGTTGTCGGAGAACTGGTTGCGCAGGTACGGAGGCTTGATACTCAGAGAGGCAATGAGGTCGGCGCGACTGCGTACCCAGACGGCGGAGCAATCAAAGGTGGTAAGCATCCACTTGTGCGGGTTGACGTTGAAGGAGTGAAACCTGGCCATAGGTTTGGCAATAGACCTGTTTctgtcgaggaggagggccgAGCCGGCATAAGCGGCATCGACATGAACCCAGATCTCGTTGGAAGTGCCGTCGCGGGGTGCGAGGACGTTGACGATGGCGGggaagtcgtcgacggcgcagaCGTCAGTGGTGCCGAGCGTGGCGGTGAGGTAGAAGGGCTCAAGATGTTTGGAGGCGAGTTCGCTGAGGGTGCTTGCCAAGGCGTCGCCCTGCATGGCAAAGCcgtgctcctcgtcgacggggacAGTACGGAAGCGGACGCCGAGGATCTGGGCCGCCTTTTTGGTGCTCGAATGTGCTCCAGAGCTACCGAGGGCCACTAAGCGGCTTCGCAGACGCCACATCTCCTCTTCCcggtcatggccgtcgggaAGATGAGCCGTCTTGGCGGTCAAAAACTTGTCTCTCGCGGCTGCCATGACCGTGATGATGGCCTCGCTGGCACTGCCGTGGATGACGCCGCCACCGTGGGTCGGGCCGCCGCTGAGGAAGCATTCGGGCAAGGCGAGGGCCTTTGCCAACcagtcgaggacgacggtcTCGAGCTCGGTGACGGCTGGGCTGCATACCCAGTTGAAGTGAGCACCGTTGAAAGCATTGGACCACATCTCGGCGATGGCAGCAGGGTAGCTGGTGGAGCAGGGGAAAAAGGCCATGAAACCGGGAGAGGACCAGTGGGTGATGCCGGGCATTATCTTGGAGCGAATATCATCCTGGATCTTGCTGAAGGGCTCCGGGTCGAGGGGCGGTTCCGCTGGGAGAAGGGGACGAAGGTATCCGGGTTCGACATGGGAAAGGACGGGTTGGGTGGGAATGGACTCATGATAATCGGCGACTGCGGAGCGGATGCTGTTAGCGTTGAATCATGGCGGGATATGAGCACGCTGTTCGAATGCCTAGTCTATGCAGGAGTTTCGGTGATGAAGAACGGGGGGGATGATTGCAGTGCAAGCCTCAAGCACTTGGCAGGAAGGTGTCAGGCGCACAATAGGTAGCACGGAGTTGTACGACAGACAT of the Drechmeria coniospora strain ARSEF 6962 chromosome 01, whole genome shotgun sequence genome contains:
- a CDS encoding aromatic-L-amino-acid decarboxylase is translated as MLGESRMDIAEFRKAAKEAIDLSAFLPHTCYRSVVDDEPPRWPAAYCFLPSTYLTSLPTCLRLPFLQAVIPAPTDFADYHESIPTQPVLSHVEPGYLRPLLPAEPPLDPEPFSKIQDDIRSKIMPGITHWSSPGFMAFFPCSTSYPAAIAEMWSNAFNGAHFNWVCSPAVTELETVVLDWLAKALALPECFLSGGPTHGGGVIHGSASEAIITVMAAARDKFLTAKTAHLPDGHDREEEMWRLRSRLVALGSSGAHSSTKKAAQILGVRFRTVPVDEEHGFAMQGDALASTLSELASKHLEPFYLTATLGTTDVCAVDDFPAIVNVLAPRDGTSNEIWVHVDAAYAGSALLLDRNRSIAKPMARFHSFNVNPHKWMLTTFDCSAVWVRSRADLIASLSIKPPYLRNQFSDNELVTDYRDWQIPLGRRFRSLKLWVVLRAFGVRGLQNHIDKGVMLAEKLEASLRARNDLFIIFTPAKFALVTLRVSGDGEAEINRRTESLYDTINASGHFYLTSTVVNAKFAIRVCTGGAAVQKEHIEKLCDELVEGAEKLIKRS
- a CDS encoding Rpp14 family → MVRIKERYLLVNIVYPPTAIAQANFPGPVVLHQPTLEKLTPQALLKAIRAEVGTLFGEYGVGALQGHLSVKYLSLATSTCILRCPRKHFQMVWAALTMMDRVPVKDGRSCIFRVIRVSGTMRKAEEETIRQARMLILEAKMDASCRKSPTIPAVGDPQAQALLTLPSLSTDLGDDDAMDDDDGR
- a CDS encoding putative protein family, ATP binding protein; translated protein: MPFAQLVLGSPGAGKSTYCDGMHQFLGAIGRACSVINLDPANDHTNYPSALDIRSLVKLEDIMKEDGLGPNGGILYALEELENNFEWLAEGLKEFEDDYVLFDCPGQVELYTHHNSLRNIFYKLQKLGFRFVCVHLSDSFSVTQPSLYISNVLLSLRAMIQMDMPHINVLSKIDKVSSYDELPFNLEFYTDVDDLNHLTPFLEAESPALRSKKFGRLNEAVANMIQSYGMVRYEVLAVENKKSMMHLLRVIDRAGGYVFGGAEGANDTIWAVAMRNESSMLDVEDLQERWIDQKEEHDRLEREAEEEQARVAEKQAAELGQSQVVDPPSQEGEMDPDFGDMSIPANSGVNVVRKKP
- a CDS encoding imidazoleglycerol-phosphate dehydratase, yielding MQSKFRVWLLAAALLVSFAASTGTTTASTVESLSLEELDEQLQVPWSSMSSFSPDSTELNAAKQDKHEAESQSLTLRLFAILFPSSHPAINALLATLYISGPPNFLLALCPTNIDPSSLSVMVAFAVGGLLGDTLFHLLPEIFLGEDEADRARFVLVQPNRNIVLGLAILVGFMTFVAIDKGLRIATGGQGHDHSHHNHHDDSVKPKQVDDVAAVGARTTGAGASNGQVKSRKKNAKKSGHDVAETATQVNPSVKLGGYLNLIADAIHNVTDGLAMSASFYASPTIGATTTVAVFFHEIPHEVGDFALLIQSGFSKRAAMASQFLTALGALLGTLIGIAVQELGGGSTASGEMGMMRNAGLWGTSLTWGDMLLPFTAGTFLYVGTVAVIPELLETGDNKMQDLRKSLLQFTAVAAGAGVMLYISWHN
- a CDS encoding Lysophospholipase like protein: MASDMSSVTELASGISHGLGESLVSPTLLPSAAVNTTANDEVAYAYGWFGLIGWLLLSIINLVSTILYWVIRIATFNVPVILYTLFSTSWTVTMNATTLMFIMAGLVSAVSWVVRYRILNIYSRLPPEPQRKEPEIDLFPDTHEEGTKSGLSSYLDEFLSAIKIFGYLERPVFHELTRSMQTRKLIAGETINLEEEKGFCIVVDGLVEIFVKSGHNPRVPLRSHQADLDLDSDDEGVAPGQQRYQLLTEVRNGAPMSSLFSIMSLFTEDVKLRQSEDESLRMPAAAEDAYQRRPAGESDVPSDNDALFSMPNTPHLDGNPRRPSLRSDVQPSVHIASSRISPMSLDEPGPSPAHPYQRPGMPHRMASSSAHPDIIARATKDTTIAIIPASAFRRLIRIYPKATSHIVHVILSRFQRVTLSHAFNYLGLTSEVLQTEKSMIKYTNCQLPNMLRGDALSRLKEKFSREREKITGDAEGKGIALHNAAATRRRRSSSTTLRKEAILSSMAKHVPVPMTSSVISPLRERASPHRSNPGDLLIDIHLSRTSSRMAASGLLADSLDPFRMDVSSPLEQRSFNPFDPQRQARISKDPRESIDEDNLFRSSILECIFKSLGFGDGTAASGETESMDGSPRLVSTDQRRNRVLYTNNAFGSMGPLESSMDGDTESLTSAGVAMHSSPSAQALSLEMRDEVEIVFFPKGAVLVEQGERNPGLYYVVDGFLDIGTSRSQGSQSIFKMPGPETLNARDRSKEPGEPDTPGSQDQANRRNIALVKPGGLAGYIGSVSSYRSFIDVVAKTDVYVGFLPRASLERIIDRYPIVLLTMAKRLTNLLPRLILHIDFALEWVQVNAGQVIYHDGDESDAIYIVLNGRLRLVEVKKDGGMAALAEYGQGESVGELEVLTESARAGTLHAIRDTELVKFPRTLFNSLAQEHPNITIKISKIIASRMRAAVDDPSKNVGKEAGSGATNNQRKSTMNLRTVAILPVSAGVPAVEFGNRLMNALAQVGPPNSATSLNQAAILNHLGKHAFNKMGKLRLSQYLADLEEKYGLVVYVADTSVNSPWTQTCITQADSILLVGLAEGSPAIGEYERFMLGMKSTARKMLVLLHAERFSRPGLARSWLRNRMWINGGHYHIQMAFNSTAMPAHTPSKKLGQALKERVQILQAEIQKYTSRKLHHTPYYSPNTPYKSDFHRLARRLCGKSTGLVLGGGGARGMSQIGIIRAMEEAGIPIDLIGGTSIGAFVGALYARHADVVPMFGFAKKFAGRMASLWRFALDLTYPSASYTTGHEFNRGIFKAFGNTQIEDFWLEFYCNTTNISKSRAEFHTSGYAWRYIRASMSLAGLLPPLCDEGSMLLDGGYVDNLTVSHMKGLGVETIFAVDVGALDDDTPQSYGDSLSGMWAFFNRWNPFSSHPNPPTLAEIQGRLAYVSSVDALERAKAMTGCFYMRPPIDQYGTLDFHKFDELYQMGYQYGQEFIQKLREQGGLPQAEEPGAKGAMLRTKAPRRASI